A genomic region of Magnolia sinica isolate HGM2019 chromosome 6, MsV1, whole genome shotgun sequence contains the following coding sequences:
- the LOC131249350 gene encoding probable disease resistance protein At4g27220 has translation MDLLGPIVEIILFFWDPISRHIGYFKDLNNNVETLKRKTKKLKRKHDEIQAEVDDAIPVGKRQKALVENWLTEFRNTENQVDSIRLELALRRICTGHSSRYTLGKRVVEKLEDIKKLNKKLKVKGVFHEVAESSRHPRVLEKQTSLPRGQQSTSERTLEEIWQCLNEEENGIIGICGMGGIGKTTLMKEINNRCTKTRNFDVVIWITVSKDLNLGLIQEEIGNRLGMKFDGNEEKGDKLFAWLKNLRYLLILDDLWETFSLTQVGIPKPDKQNRCKIAITSRSVTVCNAMGADKSIKVRALTPEEAWNLFCERCGDVVLSSEIRPVAEEVAKECSGLPLAIKTVGGAMHGKDKKEVWRNALRALKGASPEVPGMERQVFLPLKLSYDSLENDNIKSCFLYCSLFPEDHLIPIDELVRYWAMEEGFIENVNNLEEASNKGHDILERIKDACLLEKGSHGNKYVRMHDLLRDLAIWITSPSSSIEGSKFLVKAGEGLVQPPEEKMWRGVVRISLISSKIKHIQITPDCPNLISLFLNQNNQLCTIHSNFFELMPKLQILDLSTTCIESLPMSLLQLVNLRVLILRYCIDLVEVPPLGNLKELQLLDLSNSGLKNFPQGIASLVKLKRLDISWTSFTPIPYTMIYGLPSLEELRTMGRNGHVDRATFSEAVNMKRLRSLSISVSNLNGFIAHDMFHQWFSGLTSFHVMVNYTPFVPVSNKHISIGECDKIPCGIEGLIKHAFSLDLYESIGLTSLSKFQGDLKSLRHLRVSECSGVECIIDWREVGDDAFQCLQSLDLQILPNLEKVFDGGVPPPLNASLQNLRRIWVSHCEKLRSLFSSSMVEQLHQLEELTISECFQMKEIIEGDELPHNSFPKLRFLILDDLPKLESICSQRFMFLSLEEMEVISCPKLKKLHLFCSSIHQIKGKIEGKREWWERLEWEDENAKSLCSTIYKEASSEVEEEDSSE, from the exons ATGGACTTGTTGGGTCCAATTGTGGAAATCATTCTCTTCTTCTGGGATCCTATTTCTCGGCACATCGGTTATTTCAAAGACCTCAACAACAATGTAGAGACTCTGAAGAGGAAAACGAAAAAGCTAAAACGCAAGCACGATGAAATTCAAGCAGAAGTCGACGATGCTATACCAGTCGGAAAGAGACAGAAAGCCCTTGTGGAGAATTGGCTCACGGAATTCAGAAATACCGAAAACCAAGTTGATTCAATAAGATTGGAGCTGGCACTAAGGAGAATATGCACCGGTCACTCGTCTCGTTATACATTGGGAAAAAGGGTCGTCGAAAAGCTCGAAGACATCAAAAAGCTCAACAAAAAACTCAAAGTAAAAGGGGTCTTCCATGAGGTGGCTGAGAGCAGCCGACATCCAAGGGTGTTGGAAAAGCAAACATCACTACCACGAGGACAACAAAGCACGTCTGAGCGAACCTTGGAGGAGATATGGCAATGCTTAAACGAGGAAGAGAATGGAATCATAGGTATTTGTGGGATGGGTGGAATAGGAAAAACCACTCTcatgaaagaaataaacaataGGTGCACCAAAACCCGTAACTTCGATGTCGTGATTTGGATAACTGTGTCCAAGGATCTCAACTTGGGATTAATCCAAGAGGAGATTGGAAACAGATTGGGTATGAAATTCGATGGAAATGAAGAGAAGGGGGATAAGTTGTTCGCTTGGTTGAAGAATCTTAGGTATCTGCTCATCTTAGATGATCTATGGGAAACATTTAGCTTGACTCAAGTTGGAATTCCAAAACCAGACAAGCAAAACAGATGCAAGATCGCGATAACATCCCGATCCGTCACAGTGTGCAATGCAATGGGGGCTGATAAGTCTATTAAAGTCAGAGCTCTTACGCCTGAGGAAGCGTGGAATTTGTTCTGTGAAAGATGTGGGGATGTAGTTCTGTCATCAGAGATTCGACCAGTAGCTGAGGAGGTTGCAAAGGAGTGCAGCGGATTACCACTTGCGATTAAGACAGTGGGAGGGGCCATGCATGGCAAGGATAAGAAAGAGGTATGGAGGAATGCATTGAGGGCATTGAAAGGAGCATCACCTGAGGTTCCAGGTATGGAGCGTCAAGTGTTTCTTCCTTTGAAACTTAGTTATGATAGCCTAGAAAATGATAATATCAAATCATGTTTCCTCTATTGTTCATTGTTTCCGGAAGATCATCTTATACCGATAGATGAGCTAGTAAGATACTGGGCAATGGAGGAAGGATTCATAGAAAATGTGAATAACTTGGAAGAAGCTTCAAACAAGGGGCATGACATCCTTGAAAGAATCAAGGACGCATGCCTCTTGGAGAAAGGGTCTCATGGAAATAAATACGTTAGGATGCATGATTTGCTCCGTGACTTGGCTATATGGATCACTTCACCATCATCGTCCATTGAAGGCTCAAAATTCCTTGTGAAAGCCGGGGAGGGACTAGTGCAGCCACCAGAAGAGAAAATGTGGAGAGGGGTTGTAAGGATTTCATTGATAAGCAGCAAGATAAAACATATCCAAATTACGCCAGATTGTCCTAACTTGATCTCCTTGTTCCTCAATCAAAACAATCAATTATGTACTATTCACAgtaattttttcgagctcatgcCAAAACTACAGATCCTTGATCTAAGCACTACTTGCATTGAATCTCTCCCGATGTCATTATTGCAATTGGTGAATCTACGTGTGCTCATTCTAAGATACTGCATAGATCTAGTGGAGGTGCCGCCATTGGGAAATCTGAAGGAACTCCAACTTCTTGATCTCTCAAATTCTGGCCTCAAAAACTTCCCTCAAGGCATTGCAAGCTTGGTTAAACTCAAGAGGTTGGATATATCATGGACTTCATTCACTCCAATTCCCTACACTATGATATACGGGCTACCTAGTCTGGAGGAACTAAGAACAATGGGGAGGAATGGACACGTGGACCGAGCTACTTTCAGTGAGGCTGTGAACATGAAACGCCTGAGATCTTTAAGTATCAGTGTGTCCAATCTTAATGGCTTCATCGCACATGATATGTTCCATCAATGGTTTTCgggcttgacaagtttccatgtTATGGTTAACTATACACCTTTCGTGCCTGTTTCTAATAAGCATATAAGCATTGGTGAATGTGACAAAATACCCTGCGGGATTGAGGGGTTGATAAAACATGCATTCTCTTTAGACTTGTATGAAAGCATAGGTTTAACAAGTCTTTCTAAGTTCCAAGGCGATTTAAAGAGCTTAAGACATCTTCGAGTCAGTGAATGCAGTGGAGTGGAATGCATTATAGACTGGAGAGAGGTTGGAGATGATGCATTCCAATGTTTACAGAGTTTGGATCTCCAAATTTTGCCAAACTTGGAGAAGGTATTCGATGGTGGAGTGCCTCCTCCGCTGAACGCAAGCCTGCAAAACCTCAGAAGAATATGGGTTTCTCATTGTGAAAAGTTAAGGAGTCTCTTCTCTTCTAGTATGGTAGAGCAACTACATCAGTTAGAGGAGCTTACCATATCGGAATGTTTCCAAATGAAAGAGATTATAGAAGGAGACGAGCTGCCCCATAATTCATTCCCAAAATTACGCTTCCTAATTTTGGATGACTTACCAAAATTAGAAAGCATATGTAGCCAGCGATTTATGTTTTTATCTTTGGAAGAGATGGAAGTAATTTCCTGTCCTAAGTTGAAGAAGCTCCACCTCTTCTGCTCAAGCATCcatcaaataaaaggaaaaatagaaggCAAGAGAGAATGGTGGGAAAGATTAGAGTGGGAAGACGAGAATGCCAAGTCCCTCTGCTCCACAATTTACAAAGAAGCTTCCTCAGAAGTAGAAGAG GAAGATTCTTCTGAATAA